From the Leishmania braziliensis MHOM/BR/75/M2904 contig, possible fusion of chromosomes 20 and 34 genome, the window TGCTcagtttttcttttttgtgtTCCTTCTTCACGttttcttccttccctcGACAGTGTTTGTCTTTTCAGTTTGTTTTGGTTTCTCTCTATATATGTTTTTCATTTTTGTCTTGCATTCGGTAGTTGGGTTTAATCGCCGCACGCTTCGCatcccctccttctctttctgttgtAGACACAACAGTCGGAAAGATTAACGATagaagagaaagcggaggaggaccaTCCATTCCTTTCTTGCTCGCCCCCCGAACGCTGACGCTTGCGTGGCAGTGGCTACGGAGGCCACGTGTGCCTGTCTATATTtgcgtgtgtacgcgtgGTGCAAGTGAGTGTTGTGATTGCCCTGTGTGCGGCGTGCCTCACAACGCCCATTGTTTTCCTCGTTTCCTTGCTACAAACAGCAACaaaacagcaaaaaaaaatcttcttctctccttcaaGCTGCTTGCTCGTCACTCGGTAAACGAGTAGAGGGGGAAATTCCTACGATGCACAGGCATTGCGACAGACAAGTCAAAGTCATTTTCTCGATTGCGTCCACGATCGTGCTGTTCGTCTTTGCTAGTTGGTGAGCTCGCGTGTTCCTGTATTGCACAGCCGACTGCAGCCCTGCATCACGAAGTACCGCCGTTCAGTAAACACCTTTACCAAGGAAGGAATCCTGCGTGGAATAGATCCTGTTTCGCTGTGGAAGTTGCCCAGTGATACACTCAGAGTGGAGTAtactggggggggggttagCGCAAGTGACAATCAGGAGAGCTGCTGGAAAGCTGCTGTTTTcgttgtgcgtgcgtgcaaACCGAGGTTCCTGCTCTGCCTGAGTACCCCACCCTCTCGTTCCTTGGGCacccctcgccctctctttccagAGGCAGTATAAATCTGTACCTTTGtgctccctcccttctcgtgaagccccttttcttcttgccGCTATTGCCTTCACTAAAGTCATCGCTTCTTATACGAATTCGCCAGCCACACCTCTTTCCGCTTTTCATTGCTTAACGTGTTTACTCTTGtggatgcgtgtgcgttgctGAACTTCGTTCGGATcaccgttttttttttattgattcctcttctctttccggGACGGAGGACAAACTGCACATACAGCCATTGCTGTTTTCTTCTGTTTTGCTTTCTGCGTccaccctcttctttccttccttgGACTTGACGTGAGTGACCCATTTCGCTACTCATTCTACACTCTCGCTTACCCGGAGGGCTTTTGTTTATCTTGAATTTTTCCCTCGAGTTACCCCACCTCTTCGTTTTGTTGTCGTGTGAGTGTTTCGTTTGTGGTTGTTCACGGTGGAGAGAAACTGAGCAAGTAGGGGACTCTCACGTGTGCAGCAGAGAGACGTGCGGAAGCACATTGTGGCGCTGCTTGTTGTTTCTGAAGTACTCTgttcttcccctttccgcTTCTTCCACTCGCTTCAGCCTGTGTGTttgttgtttctcttttgcttttagttgtgctgctcgcgtccgtgtgtgtgtgtgtactcaACAGCACAACACTCTCACTTTTCCCCATTGGTTGTGCTTTATTCTCTTGCTGTTCTTTTTGGGCACCTGTGAGGGGGATCGGAGGGTGCTACTTGCAGACGCACCTACGGACAGAGAACAACGCAGGTCGACACCAACTGCATCACGTCACGTTTATGCAAGTCGATATCGGCAACAACACGGTTCGGCAGAACTTCAGCAGCATCGTCTCCAGTGAGGAGATCCGTCAGCTCAACGATCGTCTTTATCAGGAGTACGCCGGCGGCACATCTGGCCAAGCAACCGCAGCGAGTCACCAGGAAAGTCGCGATCTTGGCTTCAGGGAATCCCAGCGTCGTGCGTATCccgacgctgctgaaggagcaGCCCGTGTACCAAGTCACCACGAAGCCGTCTTCCGCTCGCCTCGTCCCTCGTCCCTCGGTTCCCGCCACTCGCATCCCCAGCACGCGGTGAGGCAGCACGGCAGCACCTCACACAGCCGCCCTGTGCGGCCGCAGTCGCCTGAAGGGATCGTTCTTCCGTCACGACAGGGAGTCGTCGGGGTATCGCAGATCCACCCAGTACCGTGGATAGCCATCCCGGGAAGCAGGGGCACGCCCATCTACAACGTGTCTGCCTCAAGCGGGGGTAACAGCTCTGCTATAACTCAGGGTGTGAATAACTACACTGTGCAACCGCAGTACGCTAAGCCGCCGTCcccgcaacagcagcagtcacCAGAGGTCTTTCGCAGAGCACGAccgtcgtcggcgccgaTGGCCGCCGTCACCTCACCTCAGCGCCGACAACAGGGCTTGCCCGATGCGGCGCATAACGGCGACGGGGGCGGCTGTGTGCCAGAAGCCTTAGACggcgcacacaagcacgccGGAGACAACCCCAGTAAAGGGATGATCGAGAAGGAGCCCGACAGGAACCGCAGGGACCATGAAGGCAGCGGCAACTCCAAGGATAAACCAGCTGCACTGGCCGTCCCAAAGCTAGCACAGACGAAGATTCAGATAGGCATGCGCTTGCGTCGATGGATCGTAATCAACCGCATCGGTGCCGGGTCCTTTGGAGAGACGTTTACGGCGATAGAGGTGGACGGCACggctgaggaagaggatAGCCTTACTGTAACCTCAGAGAACTTGAAGCTGGTCGATAATTTGCCTCCGCTGGGGGAGCGCAATGAGGTGTGTATTAAGGTAGAACAAGAGAACAAAAATGTACTGCGACTGGAGGCGCTTGCCCTCAAGAAGGTGCAGTCGTGCACCCAGGTGGTGCGCTACCTTGGAAGCGGCTGCACAAATGGAATGAATTTTCTAGTGATGGAGAAGTTAGGTTCGAACCTGGCCGAGCTGCGACGTCGCAGCCAGCACGGCACGTTCAACATATACACAACACTCAAAGCTGGTGTTTCGTGCCTCACGGCGATTCGCGGAGTGCACGACCTTGGGCTTGTGCATCGCGACATCAAGCCGTCGAACTTTGTTACCGGGCTGCCAGGCACTTCACACCACACCACGTGCTACTTGATCGACTTTGGGCTGGCCCGTCGCTTCCGCCGCTCGAATGGCGAAATTAGACCGCCACGCGAAAATGCTGGCTTTCGTGGCACAAGCCGGTACGCCTCTGTCGCCTCGCACCATCATCAGGAGCTGGGCCGCGTCGATGACCTGTGGAGCTTACTCTTCATGCTCGTAGAGTTTGCCACCGGCACGCTACCGTGGCGGAAGTACAAAGAAAAGGATGACATTGGACGCTGCAAGGAGGAGTCGATCAGCCCGCATCTCGTGCGCAATCTGCCACGAGAATTTCAGCCCTTCTTAGCTCATTTGCAGACGCTCCGCTACGAGGATGAGCCGGATTACGACCTGCTTCTCACTCTCATGTATCGCGCTCTGGAGCGTCGTGGCTACCCAGCGAATAAGCCGGTCGAGTGGGAGATCGACCCATCGATAGCGGACTCCGGGATCGACGCTGGGGGAGCAGCTGTGATCGACATAGCCGCTAGCGTCCCGCACGGCCCTGTGGCTCGACCTCAAGATGCGAGCCCGGCACATGACGTCGTGGGAAATGGACACTTGGTCGAGGGCGGCGCTAGCGGCAGGCCCCCACATGTAGGTCCCCATCGGACAGCACCACAGCCCGGCGATGTCGAAATCGCTTCACAAGAGGCTGTGAACACACCCCTGCCCTCAGGTTTGGCGAATGGCGCAACTGCGTGCAAATATCCGGCCGAAGCTGTGCATCTGCATAACAGTGGCACAATACGTGTGAGCGAGGTTGATGTTGGTGTCTCAGGCGCGGGTCAGGATAGTGTGCACGTCAACGCAGCGCTTAGTGTAGATGCCTCCATGCAGAATCAAAGGCAACTTCCGCAAGGAGGGACTCCCGACATTCGTTGTTGTATAGGGGCGCTTGCCATCGACAGCAGTGATACACCGCGCCCACCATTGAGCTCGGTTGAGTATAACCCCAAAGATTACTCTCCGTTCGAAAACGGTCTTGAATTGCACAATCGCCCCCCTGCGCCTGTTTCCCATTCTCACAATGCGGCAGCTCCCAATGCCAATCGAGCCATCGACGGCTCAGCAGCTGGGCCCTCAGCGAACTCAGCGCTGCAATCGAAATTTTTTAgacagcggagagaggagacCGACAACCACAACGGGTTAAAGCTTCACACCAATTATGAGCTGCACGCCAACGACCGTGACCCGCTAGAGGGCAACAAAAGGGGGTCAGTCCTACCGTCGATACGAATGGGCGGTCGCACCACTGACCTTGACGCCGATCTGGAATGCAACGAGCAAGGAAAGACacagaaagggaaggaaagcAGGTGGACGCCCAAGAAGAAGTCACGTTGCGAATGCGTTGTCATGTAGTCTACATTGCATCCCTAGTTTTTAAtctgcgctgcttcagcacCCCGTGCCGACAGTGttttcttgttgttgttgtttgtgcgtatgtgggtgttttgttattttttttttccgggACAACAATATCAATGAAAGCTTCTACACTGTGGGTGCGCTTGATCTTGCGAGCGTAGGCTGCTGACCGTCTTCCTCTTTACATTAGACATTCGTCTCTGTCATACACCACCTCTCATcatcattttttttttttgcgtgcATGCGCGCGCACTCTTCATTCGGTTTGCTTCGAGTTTACCGGGCGTTTCCTGTCTGCTTCCCGCCCCTCTTGGAGGTGAAGGTGTGCACGAGGGAAACGGAAAGAccaaaaaagaaagaagaaaggcacATAGGCCTGAGAAGCagaggtgcagcgagaggaAAACTGAGGACAAGCGAATGGGAGTATAGTAGGGTGCTAAGAACAGTACGCGCCGGTAAGCGTTTAACGACGTTGGTTTTGTTGCTCTCTACGATGTTCCCTCTATTCGCtcttctcactctcttcttttcgCTTCGTTCCTTTTGGAGGCCTGCACGGTTGGTCttggcttttttttctctgtcgtAAATGGTGCTCCTAAATGGTATTGTGTTTGTTTCgcgatttttttttttactaAGATTATCGCGTTTCTTTCATATTCATCCGCGTCTTGGGGTTTTCTGTGTCGGTTTTTGTGCACGCCGCTCTGctgttctctcctccttcgttCACGTTCCTCTTTTCGTCCCTCTTTCCGCTCAgttttcttgtttttttttttttcttcttcttctttcatgcaccttgtctctctctctctctctattgcACCGTATCTGCATGTGCGTTGGTTCCCCGGGTATTGTTTCGTGGTGACTCTGGCTTCTCGCCTGACTCGGCTGTTTACATAGAGGTGTACGTGTAAATGTGCGTCTACGCATCTGTGGTGCTACGAGTCCCTCGCTGCTGAAACGTTCTCGTGATGTTGGGCCACACCAGCGCCACTGGAGGAAGGAGGCGACGATAGCGCACAGCGGGATCAGTGCTACGAAGGCACGTTGATTTGTGTGTTTGTTCTATGGAGGACCAAATCTCTTCTCTCCAGGTTGGAGGACCCTCACGTTCTGTAGTGGATCGGTCTCGTCATGCACAGGGAAATTCGAGGGTGTGAGGGGGGACGTATATAGGTCCTCTCGACAGAGTCGTGCTTCACACGCAGGACGTGTCCTCCTCGTAACACACACTTGAAAGGCACCATGGAGCGCAGATGTACCCTTGTCCGCGATACGACGGCCGGCGTGAAGATGGCGGTGGGGAGTATGGGGCAGAAAACCATGGACCATTTTTGGTTGCCTTTTTGTGaaccttttctctttttctttccttttttttttaccaGATGGACGCTGCAGAGCTTTTTCtggccacctcctctccctcccctctccccggcGCCATGCTGGCCATTCTATATTATGCTAcatcccctccctcatcctggacttctctcccctttccccgcTTGACTTGATTTAGATGTTGACTCTGCTGTTCTTTCTTCACTTATTTTCACCTTGCTGGCTTCTCTCGTGGGCGAACCCTTTGCTATGTGAAAAGGGATGCCATACGCtttgtgtgcttctctctccctgtgggtgtatgtgtctgCCTGCGCATGtgttaccccccccccctgtgtgTTTGCCCTGTGTCAGCtatggagggagggaaagtgCTGTTGTCCACCTGGATGGGTCGCTGCCTTTGTCTATCCCAGCGCCTGAGGCCTAGATGAAAGGGAAGGCCTTTCGACCAGCACGCCCCTTTTGTTACGCGTTGATGCGAATGTTAAAGATCggatgtttttttttttgtatgCACGTTGGCGaacttctctcttttgttgtactgctgttgctgctctcGTCACTTGTACGACTCGGTGGGgtccccctttctctccccttttcgctttcttATTGACTCGCTTTAGTTCCCTTTACCAGTTTATTTGGACTttatgcgtgtgcgcatctGCCTTCATCATCTGTTGTTATCTCTgtcgttcttctctcctcttcagctctctctctctgtgtaaCCTCCTACTGCCTCTAtccaaaagaaaaaaagaataGCGCAGAAAACAAAAGTTCCACGACGTGATGGATGCCTTCAGCTTCTCTGAACGGCAAACAACAgagacacaggcacagatGCATTAGATATCACCGAGGCCAACACCAAATTGGAGTCTCCTGTGTAGCTCTCCAATCGGAGTACCGTTTCTCATGGAAGTCGCCAGTACAAGTACAGCGTCTCCTCTTGCGTGGAGCTCGTCACGCCTTTAGCTCGCTTCTCAGGTTACTTTGCCAAGTGGTACTGTTGTCCAAGTGTGGCATGCgtgccatttttttt encodes:
- a CDS encoding putative protein kinase — translated: MQVDIGNNTVRQNFSSIVSSEEIRQLNDRLYQEYAGGTSGQATAASHQESRDLGFRESQRRAYPDAAEGAARVPSHHEAVFRSPRPSSLGSRHSHPQHAVRQHGSTSHSRPVRPQSPEGIVLPSRQGVVGVSQIHPVPWIAIPGSRGTPIYNVSASSGGNSSAITQGVNNYTVQPQYAKPPSPQQQQSPEVFRRARPSSAPMAAVTSPQRRQQGLPDAAHNGDGGGCVPEALDGAHKHAGDNPSKGMIEKEPDRNRRDHEGSGNSKDKPAALAVPKLAQTKIQIGMRLRRWIVINRIGAGSFGETFTAIEVDGTAEEEDSLTVTSENLKLVDNLPPLGERNEVCIKVEQENKNVLRLEALALKKVQSCTQVVRYLGSGCTNGMNFLVMEKLGSNLAELRRRSQHGTFNIYTTLKAGVSCLTAIRGVHDLGLVHRDIKPSNFVTGLPGTSHHTTCYLIDFGLARRFRRSNGEIRPPRENAGFRGTSRYASVASHHHQELGRVDDLWSLLFMLVEFATGTLPWRKYKEKDDIGRCKEESISPHLVRNLPREFQPFLAHLQTLRYEDEPDYDLLLTLMYRALERRGYPANKPVEWEIDPSIADSGIDAGGAAVIDIAASVPHGPVARPQDASPAHDVVGNGHLVEGGASGRPPHVGPHRTAPQPGDVEIASQEAVNTPLPSGLANGATACKYPAEAVHLHNSGTIRVSEVDVGVSGAGQDSVHVNAALSVDASMQNQRQLPQGGTPDIRCCIGALAIDSSDTPRPPLSSVEYNPKDYSPFENGLELHNRPPAPVSHSHNAAAPNANRAIDGSAAGPSANSALQSKFFRQRREETDNHNGLKLHTNYELHANDRDPLEGNKRGSVLPSIRMGGRTTDLDADLECNEQGKTQKGKESRWTPKKKSRCECVVM